One part of the Terrimicrobium sacchariphilum genome encodes these proteins:
- the rnpA gene encoding ribonuclease P protein component, with translation MLKSITPVTPKPNRLRFPRAARLRTSREFALVRKQGRTAQGRLLRISVVRMEEDSQPARFGIITSRKVGGAVDRNHTRRRLRELCRLSRPEVIAGWLVVVVAKSHAASASFSELREEWLQLARRLSIVPRFDDRTEKSN, from the coding sequence GTGTTGAAGTCCATTACGCCCGTCACACCGAAGCCTAACCGGCTTCGGTTTCCTCGAGCGGCCCGACTGCGAACCAGTCGGGAATTTGCGCTCGTCCGCAAACAGGGCCGAACCGCCCAAGGCCGTCTCCTCCGCATCAGCGTGGTGCGCATGGAGGAGGACAGTCAGCCTGCGCGGTTCGGCATTATTACGTCCCGCAAAGTTGGCGGGGCGGTAGATCGCAATCATACGCGGCGGAGGCTGCGCGAGTTGTGCCGTTTGTCGCGTCCGGAAGTCATTGCCGGATGGCTGGTTGTGGTCGTCGCAAAGTCCCATGCTGCAAGCGCTTCGTTTTCCGAGTTGCGCGAGGAATGGTTGCAACTGGCACGACGTCTCTCTATCGTGCCCCGCTTCGATGATCGCACGGAGAAATCCAACTAA
- the yidD gene encoding membrane protein insertion efficiency factor YidD yields the protein MKAVVVFLIYTYRWTLKPALHVICGPGCGCRYEPTCSQYALDAVREHGAWKGSWLAMKRLTRCHPWGGAGYDPVPKMFKPHC from the coding sequence ATGAAGGCGGTCGTCGTATTCCTGATCTATACCTATCGCTGGACACTCAAGCCGGCTCTGCACGTGATTTGCGGACCCGGTTGCGGCTGCCGGTACGAGCCGACCTGCTCCCAGTACGCCCTCGACGCTGTGCGCGAGCATGGCGCATGGAAAGGCTCCTGGCTGGCCATGAAACGTCTCACGCGATGCCATCCCTGGGGTGGCGCCGGGTATGATCCCGTTCCCAAAATGTTTAAACCGCACTGTTAA
- the yidC gene encoding membrane protein insertase YidC produces the protein MDRKAWIAVTISVLGLVGWYYYFGILNPPKPPVTPPTAEASPTASPAAATPAQEATPSVAAATPAPAIVARTETLSASDSAYVFTNDVGGIRHAILNRHLGENDQPVALNADPALPIGAIGDAPGKAWGGFDMALDEANGVATFTRKDGDGVQITKRFFVSRDPDKKANHYVVRLEVEFSNTGTSQVYRPPYFVSTGGAAPIHSADLPTYTRFDWMHDWKFVGIDVNWFNAGSIPLIGIQTHPAREVYLESRNKVQWAAVASQYFCTIVSVPEFEAVSVGALRYSTQKANHTPVFGIEGALGMPGINLQPGQKVTKTFTIYAGPKELASLRKLGEKQDAVLNFGWFGFISEILLAAMNWLHGILFNSFAAAIIVLTLIIKSLLWPIQNKATNEMRKMSLLAPKMNELKAKYPDDPQKMNEEVMKLYRDYGVNPFSGCFPMLIQIPIFFGFYAMLGSAIELRNSSFLWVHDLSQPDTVFHVLGFPINVLPIIMAGTMVWQMAITPKTGDAMQQRIFYFMPIIFLVFCYNYASGLALYWTTQNIFSIVQLYLTRNRPLPTLEKKSVIAKREAAATGKKKKRPGQ, from the coding sequence ATGGATCGCAAAGCCTGGATCGCTGTTACAATTTCCGTCCTCGGCCTGGTTGGCTGGTATTACTACTTCGGGATTCTCAACCCGCCCAAGCCTCCGGTCACGCCGCCAACGGCGGAGGCTTCTCCTACGGCGTCGCCAGCTGCGGCGACTCCGGCACAGGAAGCAACTCCCTCGGTAGCTGCGGCTACGCCGGCTCCGGCGATCGTGGCCAGGACGGAAACGCTGTCCGCCTCGGATTCCGCGTATGTATTCACCAACGATGTCGGCGGCATCCGGCATGCCATCCTGAATCGCCATCTCGGGGAAAACGACCAGCCGGTTGCTCTTAATGCCGACCCGGCTCTTCCCATTGGAGCGATCGGTGACGCTCCGGGCAAGGCTTGGGGCGGTTTCGACATGGCGCTAGACGAAGCCAATGGCGTGGCGACCTTTACCCGCAAGGATGGAGACGGGGTTCAGATTACCAAGCGCTTCTTCGTTTCCCGCGACCCGGATAAGAAGGCCAATCATTACGTGGTGCGCCTTGAGGTGGAATTTAGCAATACCGGGACCAGTCAGGTCTACCGACCTCCTTACTTTGTGAGTACTGGGGGAGCGGCTCCGATTCACTCGGCGGATCTCCCGACCTATACCCGGTTCGACTGGATGCACGATTGGAAATTCGTTGGCATCGATGTGAATTGGTTCAATGCCGGATCGATTCCGTTGATTGGCATCCAGACCCATCCTGCCCGGGAGGTCTATCTGGAAAGTCGCAACAAGGTTCAATGGGCTGCGGTAGCCAGCCAGTACTTTTGCACGATTGTTTCCGTGCCGGAATTTGAGGCGGTATCCGTGGGTGCTCTGCGGTACTCCACGCAGAAGGCGAACCATACGCCTGTATTTGGCATCGAGGGCGCGCTCGGAATGCCGGGAATCAACCTCCAGCCGGGGCAGAAAGTCACGAAGACCTTCACCATTTATGCCGGCCCGAAGGAACTCGCGAGCCTGCGCAAGCTGGGTGAGAAGCAGGACGCCGTGCTAAATTTCGGCTGGTTCGGCTTTATCAGCGAAATTCTGCTGGCAGCGATGAACTGGTTACACGGCATTCTGTTCAACAGCTTCGCCGCGGCGATCATCGTCCTGACCCTCATCATCAAATCGCTCCTCTGGCCGATCCAGAACAAGGCGACCAACGAGATGCGCAAGATGTCGCTGCTCGCGCCGAAGATGAACGAGCTCAAGGCGAAGTATCCGGATGACCCGCAGAAGATGAACGAAGAGGTCATGAAGCTCTACCGCGACTACGGGGTGAATCCCTTCAGCGGGTGCTTCCCGATGCTCATCCAGATCCCGATCTTCTTCGGCTTCTACGCCATGCTGGGCAGCGCCATCGAGCTGCGCAACAGCTCGTTCCTCTGGGTGCACGACCTTTCCCAGCCCGATACGGTTTTCCATGTGCTCGGGTTCCCGATCAACGTCCTGCCCATCATCATGGCGGGTACGATGGTCTGGCAGATGGCGATCACGCCGAAGACGGGAGATGCCATGCAGCAGCGCATCTTCTACTTCATGCCGATCATCTTCCTGGTGTTCTGCTATAATTATGCGAGCGGCCTTGCGCTCTATTGGACAACACAGAACATTTTCTCTATCGTTCAGCTATACCTGACCCGAAACAGGCCGCTCCCGACGCTGGAAAAGAAAAGCGTCATTGCGAAACGGGAAGCGGCTGCGACGGGCAAGAAAAAGAAACGCCCCGGCCAATGA
- a CDS encoding Jag family protein, which translates to MSTPLNARDLLDTMLGYLGFVFEIEEQERDGHLVLQIYTHEADRLIGKRDQVMDDLQYLLNRMLQTADPQARRVIVDVEHHRAMRDDALVEKMKHLAEAVKTTGRPIQTEPLNSYDRYVVHNVFKDDPEVATWSPPDDAKVKRITLRLRKKTA; encoded by the coding sequence ATGAGTACACCCCTGAATGCACGAGATCTCCTCGACACCATGCTGGGCTACCTCGGTTTCGTCTTTGAAATCGAGGAGCAGGAGCGGGACGGTCATCTGGTGCTTCAGATCTATACCCACGAGGCCGATCGCCTGATCGGCAAGCGCGATCAGGTGATGGACGACCTGCAGTATCTCCTCAACCGAATGCTGCAAACAGCCGATCCTCAGGCCCGTCGCGTGATCGTGGATGTGGAGCATCACCGCGCGATGCGGGATGATGCTCTGGTCGAAAAGATGAAACATCTCGCCGAGGCGGTAAAGACCACCGGTCGTCCGATCCAGACCGAGCCGCTGAATTCCTACGACCGCTACGTGGTGCACAATGTTTTCAAGGATGATCCGGAGGTTGCGACCTGGAGTCCGCCGGATGATGCGAAGGTCAAACGCATCACGTTGCGACTGCGCAAGAAAACCGCTTAA
- a CDS encoding D-alanyl-D-alanine carboxypeptidase family protein: protein MRTLLCACLLVSTGGFTLAQQTVSSTSAGLPTVRAAAAILFNAQTGEVLYKKNETDHRAVASTQKLLTALIVAESGNLSDLVTVTRSDTFADPTKLYLKPGEVYPRSQLLTALLVKSANDVARILARDNAGSVEQFAHKMNERMERLGGKSSHFINPNGLPVEGQYSTARDMACVARAAYYNPVLREIMKQRHFPFCFSNGRVSSLRNTNRVLRTYSFCNGMKTGYTDAAGHCLISSGSYNGKDMIAVVLGSNKARVWDESAQLLAYGLGLSQSQMASLRVDETKVQDDED, encoded by the coding sequence ATGAGAACGCTGCTCTGCGCCTGTTTGCTGGTCAGCACTGGTGGTTTCACCCTTGCCCAGCAGACTGTATCTTCAACATCCGCCGGTCTACCGACCGTCCGCGCTGCGGCTGCCATCCTTTTCAATGCCCAGACGGGCGAGGTTCTTTACAAGAAGAACGAGACTGATCATCGAGCGGTCGCCAGCACGCAAAAACTGCTTACTGCCCTTATCGTCGCAGAAAGCGGCAATCTGTCGGACCTCGTGACGGTTACGCGCTCGGATACTTTTGCGGATCCGACGAAGCTCTACCTCAAGCCGGGCGAGGTTTACCCCCGCAGCCAACTCCTCACAGCGTTGCTGGTGAAAAGTGCCAATGACGTCGCCCGTATCCTGGCGCGCGATAATGCCGGTTCCGTCGAGCAGTTTGCACACAAGATGAATGAACGCATGGAGCGCCTGGGCGGCAAATCCTCGCATTTCATCAATCCCAATGGCCTGCCGGTCGAGGGACAGTACTCCACGGCTCGGGACATGGCCTGCGTGGCCCGTGCGGCGTACTACAACCCCGTCCTTCGCGAGATCATGAAACAGCGGCATTTTCCGTTTTGTTTCTCCAACGGGAGAGTCAGCTCCCTTCGAAATACCAACCGGGTGTTGCGGACCTATTCCTTTTGCAATGGGATGAAGACTGGCTATACCGATGCGGCTGGCCATTGCCTCATTTCGAGCGGCAGCTACAACGGCAAGGACATGATCGCTGTGGTGCTCGGAAGTAACAAGGCGCGTGTTTGGGATGAAAGCGCCCAGTTGCTGGCTTACGGGCTGGGACTCAGCCAGAGCCAGATGGCCTCATTGCGAGTCGACGAAACGAAGGTGCAGGACGACGAGGACTGA